In Aedes albopictus strain Foshan chromosome 3, AalbF5, whole genome shotgun sequence, the following are encoded in one genomic region:
- the LOC134291785 gene encoding solute carrier family 25 member 44-like, with the protein MESGEAFIKTIEWDMMDKKKFFPLSMLSSFSVRCALFPLTVIKTQLQVQYKNDVYKGMIDAGVKIYRHEGVPGLYRGFWISSVQIVSGVFYISTYEGVRHLLNQYGANQRTKSLVAGGAASLVGQTIIVPFDVISQHAMVLGMGGGAAGGLKGGSCNPLGIDFERSSRMRITMDIVREVMRRDGFKGFYRGYVASLMAYVPNSAMWWAFYHLYQDELLKVCPPWVSHLLVQCVAGSLGGFTTTVITNPLDIVRARLQVQRLDSMQVAFRELWHEEHFHMFFKGLTARLVQSAAFSFSIILGYETIKRVSVNEQYRHLIKW; encoded by the exons ATGGAAAGCGGCGAGGCCTTTATCAAAACCATCGAGTGGGACATGATGGACAAGAAGAAGTTCTTCCCGCTGTCGATGCTGAGTTCGTTCTCGGTGCGCTGTGCGTTGTTCCCGCTCACCGTGATCAAAACACAACTGCAG GTCCAGTACAAAAACGACGTCTACAAAGGAATGATTGACGCCGGCGTTAAAATCTACCGCCACGAGGGCGTGCCCGGCCTGTACCGCGGGTTCTGGATATCCTCGGTGCAGATCGTGTCCGGGGTGTTCTACATCAGCACCTACGAGGGGGTGCGGCATCTTCTCAACCAGTACGGCGCCAATCAACGAACGAAATCTCTGGTGGCGGGCGGAGCGGCCTCGCTAGTCGGCCAAACCATCATCGTCCCATTCGACGTGATATCGCAGCACGCGATGGTGCTCGGAATGGGTGGAGGAGCTGCGGGGGGCTTAAAGGGGGGAAGTTGCAATCCGTTGGGAATTGATTTCGAGAGGAGTAGCAGAATGCGGATAACGATGGACATCGTCCGGGAGGTGATGCGACGGGATGGATTCAAGGGGTTCTACCGGGGGTACGTGGCCAGTCTGATGGCTTACGTGCCCAACTCGGCCATGTGGTGGGCCTTCTACCATCTGTACCAGGACGAACTGCTGAAGGTGTGTCCCCCGTGGGTGTCTCACCTGTTGGTCCAGTGCGTGGCCGGCAGTTTAGGTGGGTTCACCACGACCGTCATCACCAACCCACTGGACATTGTGCGCGCCCGGTTGCAGGTCCAACGGCTAGACTCGATGCAGGTGGCCTTCCGCGAGCTGTGGCACGAGGAACATTTCCACATGTTCTTCAAGGGTCTGACGGCGCGGTTGGTCCAATCGGCTGCGTTCTCATTTAGCATTATCTTAGGCTACGAAACGATCAAACGAGTGTCGGTGAACGAACAGTACCGGCATCTAATAAAGTGGTGA
- the LOC109400169 gene encoding uncharacterized protein LOC109400169 encodes MGQREKVEEWASETVFLEPADMEKPTKQHPMCVGKALTRHGIQNYTGISAVGKFRFKVSFQTIQDARKLTEINLTDENLKCYLPVILKQTVGFARDIPRSYSEEEIKENLVADVEIIKVERVRKMEQNGKLRETGNVKITFKGKELPDKVELYGLLVQLELYLFPIRQCSNCWAFGHRAEKCWRSAKCRECGEHHTEGTCTQKTCINCGGEHAPTDEECPEREKQIQINRAMQQERLTYREARERWHKQHQNQFELLSNADEFPAINQAPTKRNASGTQYRTIRQTSGRASIRVPTTAPKSMSYAEKVKEIPRQFEENPHKTSMLEKTISEIKQFWRNLNLVRKLMKLQSAIYVDVAGQAASDINYEGMLIRISTTLNQIIDEFTEDLEEYATNTSKEPEEPTIVIDG; translated from the coding sequence atgggacaacGAGAGAAGGTGGAAGAATGGGCAAGCGAAACAGTATTCCTGGAGCCGGCTGACATGGAAAAACCAACTAAGCAACACCCCATGTGTGTGGGCAAAGCTCTAACAAGACACGGTATACAGAACTACACGGGCATCTCGGCGGTGGGAAAATTCCGCTTCAAGGTCTCGTTCCAGACGATTCAGGACGCAAGGAAGCTGACGGAGATAAATCTTACTGACGAGAACCTCAAGTGCTACCTGCCGGTAATCCTCAAGCAAACAGTAGGCTTCGCGAGGGACATCCCCAGGTCATACTCGGAGGAGGAAATCAAGGAAAACCTGGTGGCTGATGTCGAAATCATCAAAGTAGAAAGAGTTAGGAAGATGGAGCAAAATGGGAAGCTACGGGAAACCGGAAACGTAAAAATCACTTTCAAAGGGAAAGAATTGCCGGACAAAGTGGAGCTGTACGGCCTGCTCGTCCAGCTCGAACTGTATCTTTTCCCAATCAGGCAATGTTCAAACTGTTGGGCATTCGGTCACCGAGCGGAGAAATGCTGGCGCTCCGCCAAATGTCGCGAATGTGGAGAGCATCACACAGAGGGCACCTGTACGCAAAAAACGTGCATAAACTGCGGAGGAGAGCATGCGCCTACGGATGAAGAATGCCCGGAGAGGGAGAAGCAGATCCAGATCAACCGGGCAATGCAGCAGGAAAGATTAACCTACAGGGAGGCCAGAGAAAGATGGCACAAACAGCATCAAAACCAGTTTGAACTGCTATCGAACGCAGATGAATTCCCAGCAATCAACCAGGCACCAACCAAACGAAATGCATCCGGAACCCAGTACAGGACAATAAGACAAACATCGGGAAGGGCAAGCATCCGTGTACCAACAACAGCACCCAAATCGATGTCCTACGCAGAAAAGGTGAAGGAAATCCCACGACAATTCGAAGAAAATCCCCACAAGACGTCAATGCTGGAAAAAACCATCAGCGAAATTAaacagttctggaggaatctcaatctAGTTCGAAAACTAATGAAACTACAATCAGCCATTTATGTGGACGTAGCGGGACAAGCAGCATCGGACATCAACTATGAAGGAATGTTGATCAGAATCAGTACAACACTAAACCAAATCATCGATGAGTTCACGGAGGACCTGGAAGAGTATGCGACGAACACCAGCAAGGAACCAGAAGAGCCCACAATTGTTATCGATGGATAA
- the LOC109428019 gene encoding uncharacterized protein LOC109428019, with product MDQETEKEYESEEYLDEEEGNGSDPLMVIGDNLEADAGISDQLQPMSDDAREDGFSDDSSEDAADKSGGEEFVFSFNGIFCRRLYRSQQRPKETGRALVNGNSVEEILESLWIQAKHLMDRQVIFENDVPSWAEKVEPSIEDIGEFVNLQDEVKRKIYSTSALTPRLLRNWRNKYLKVFVYAFSTSVETAGQYQQISKKLLAPQNPDRAGAHSTRDDSALADELRLNHSHLEGHHSSWLLWANTINCSPAHKQQALKQAESPPIELSKYFRWAAVSEAARLQSIHRGMVVAKTSNTAWCRELDDLKNKVSLGISIFQDVHQKLEAMTIRGSTESELFSAMESATRPEETSLSHSLAEKVMDCSDVDHA from the exons ATGGACCAGGAAACAGAGAA GGAATACGAAAGCGAGGAATATTTAGACGAGGAGGAAGGAAATGGCTCAGATCCATTGATGGTGATCGGAGATAATTTGGAGGCTGACGCGGGAATCTCAGACCAGCTGCAGCCGATGAGTGACGATGCCAGAGAGGACGGATTTTCGGATGATTCCTCAGAAGATGCCGCGGACAAATCTGGAGGAGAAGAGTTCGTGTTTTCGTTCAACGGAATATTTTGTCGTCGGCTGTATCGCAGTCAGCAGCGCCCGAAAGAGACAGGCAGGGCTTTGGTGAATGGTAATTCAGTGGAAGAAATACTTGAATCACTCTGGATTCAAGCTAAACATTTGATGGATCGGCAAGTGATCTTTGAAAACGACGTTCCAAGCTGGGCGGAGAAGGTAGAACCATCCATTGAAGATATCGGCGAGTTCGTGAATCTACAGGACGAGGTGAAGAGGAAAATTTATTCTACAAGCGCCCTGACACCACGACTGTTGAGGAACTGGCGAAACAAATACCTCAAAGTGTTTGTGTATGCATTTTCAACCAGCGTGGAAACAGCCGGCCAATATCAACAGATATCGAAGAAACTATTGGCCCCACAAAATCCAGATCGAGCGGGAGCCCACTCCACCAGAGATGATTCTGCGTTGGCTGACGAGTTACGGCTTAATCATTCTCACCTGGAGGGCCATCACAGTTCCTGGCTACTGTGGGCCAACACAATTAATTGCTCACCAGCTCATAAGCAACAGGCTTTGAAACAAGCAGAATCTCCTCCGATAGAGCTGTCGAAGTACTTCCGATGGGCAGCGGTGTCGGAAGCAGCTCGTTTACAATCGATTCATCGGGGTATGGTTGTAGCTAAGACTTCCAATACTGCCTGGTGCCGCGAACTGGATGATTTGAAAAACAAAGTGTCTCTCGGGATTTCAATTTTTCAAGACGTTCATCAGAAACTGGAAGCCATGACTATTCGAGGAAGTACGGAATCAGAGCTGTTCAGTGCGATGGAATCAGCTACTCGTCCAGAAGAAACCAGCTTGAGCCACTCTTTGGCTGAAAAAGTAATGGATTGCAGTGACGTTGATCATGCGTAG